GTATTGACGAGATGCTTGGAAAGGAATGGGAAGTTTATTTTAGAGGGAAATAATGTGGTCAATCTCATAGCAAAACTCGATACTTGGAGTCAAAATGAGTACATTGAGTGCTTTGATCCTCCTAGTAATATTGTTGAAGCTCTTTTTTAAGATTGAGATGCTGCTTGAGTTGCAGAGATCTCTCGTGTTTCTTTTGCTGTCTTTTgtttctttagttttttttttaagacaAAAATATGGGCAATTCAACTCTAATCCGTAAAAGGTAGCATTCTTAATCCATtaaacaattaataaaataataatatcaaataTCGGAGTCTCATGAATAGAACATGATAGAGGCGTTAGTAACAAACACTTCAGCTCTGGATTGGTTATTCACTATAATGCAACGTAAATTAAGAGTTTTAAATGTCCCACAGATCctgctttaaaaaataaaatctaaagcaGAGCTCGGCCACAGAAGTAACCTCAGCTTCCCTTCAGCACATCCCATCAAATATATTGTATGAAAATATAAGCAGTCAACAATAAAGCTCTGAAGTCGAACAACTAAGAGCTCAAATTGTGAATTACTAAGACAACCACGAATACTACAGAATATCGAGATCAGGCTCCTTTAACTAGGACAAATAGTGGCTTGCCGGTAAGCTTATCTCGCCCCTGAAATAACccatgaaaagaaaaaatgtttATGAACCTGAATTTTCAGTTGGAACAGAAAAAATTTGGTATTTTAAGTAGTTATATGACGTCCTCATGAGAAAATGCTACATTGTTTGTAATGCAGTTCATAAAGTATTCATGAGAAAATGCTACATTGGTAGTGAAATACATGAACACAAGTGAATAAGAATAAGCGCAACCAATGCTCAACCTAAAAATAAGTTAGTTCAAATTCCGGTGTTTAAAACAAATGCTGagcctaaaaattaaaataaaataaaatttatgaacATTCTTTGGGACTGCTTATGGTGCTAAATATACATTTGTTAAGATTACAGTGTCAAAAACAAATACTGTCTAAACTATCTGACATGATAAGGCAAATGTATCAGCCATACCTTTAACTCCGGCAATTCAATCACACAAGCACACTCAACAACTTGTGCTTGAACACGTTCTGCATGAATAGAGTAAAACAAACAGAGCAAAAATTGTATCAAGATGCTAGTTATGCATCAGTTTTATCATATTATCGAACAAGACTCAATGTTTCAAGTCGACTTTGTACCAACAATTCATCTAACATGCATATCTGTCTGAATgtgtaaacaaaatataaagGAAAATTGAGACTTGAGACCTAAGCCCTAAGCTTGTTTATTTTCACGACTTcaagggttttttttttatacCATAAACAAAAGTACAAAATTTCTTTCAGCTAAAATCTTCAACAAAGCTTCCCAGTTATATATCTGAGGAAAGAGATCTGTAATTCACAATAAGAGGTAGTATGCGGGCTGGGGCAACCCGACAGATCCGACCTCTGTATTATGTAGAGAGATTTGCAACCCGACCAGACTTGGGAAAAGAACCACTAAATTTGTACGAGACAAAAAAAAGAGCATTTAAATCGGTCTGTCTGACCCCATTACACCACTTGCACATAGCCTTCAAAAGGGACAGAAATCATTTTCATGTTAATTCAGCTTTTCTTCCTGCTAAAACTTAATATCGACAAGCTTACCTAGTAGCTTAATTGCAGCACATAAGGTGCCCCCAGTGGCAATAAGATCATCTATGACTAAGGCTCGATCTCCACGTTGTACAGCTCCTACATGCATCTCCATTTTGTCAGTTCCATACTCAAGAGAATACTCTTCTGAAATTACCTCCCCTGAAAAGACAATTGAAATACACAAATGAAAATTTGAGCATTCAAATTATCATAATAGAAAATTTAATGTGTTACTTTCAGCTGCTTAAAATAAGCATAGTGAAGCAGTTTAGAACTTAAGATCAGAATGAGCATATACAAGAGACAGACCAAATGAGTCATACCATAAAAATCTGCTAACTAAGAAATTCTTAAAAGACCATATGCAATTCGTTCAAAAGAAACGTCAAAAGCTCATACCTGGCAACTTGTTGGGTTTCCTCATGGGGACAAACTTTGCACCAATAGCCAATGCAATAGGTGGGCCAAATATAAATCCTCTTGCTTCAACACCTGATTTAGGTGATAAATAAAGCTGTCAGATGCAAATCAGTGACTTGTTtgtgctgatccaaaaataaaaactaaaaaaatgatgATTCTAATAACCAAGTTGCTGATTTAgtaaatttgtttcaactatgCTCTGATATTCATGAATCAGAAAATATTCCAACAGCACATATAGAACTGAGTGATTGGCAATTtggtatgaatgaatgaatactGAATGTAATTCTTAGTTTAACAGGCAGCGTATGATGTAAGCAGAGATCAACAATGACAAGTTGTAACAGGAACAAAAACATGGAAGCAAATCTTATTTGACGATGAACAAGACTGTGCATTAGAATTATGAGGAGAGTACCTGCAACAACAGAAATGTTTTGATCTCTGTACCTCTCAACGAACAAGTCAATGGTATCTTTAAAAGCCTTAGTATCAAGCAGCAGCGTGGTTATGTCCTGAAACATAATTCCTTCCAAAACACAATGCAACAATGTTTGagcaaatcaaatcaaaacagaagaacaagaaaggaatcagagaagagaatAATAACCACTAAGCACTAACCAGGCTTAGGGAAGTCAGGGATGACACGGATCGCAGAGGAGATTCTCTGTAAGCGTGGATCTTGAGCATCATCGGAAGCCATTTCGTTAAGCTGAGACGAACCACTCGCACTCGCTGGTTCTCAACCACAAACAGATGAGAATTGTTAGCAGCGATCCAAGAttttagtgtgtgtgtgtgtgagagagagagagagagagagagaggaagagaagatGTAGACGTACCAATGGAGCGTAGAGGAGATGCAATTAGTAAGGGAGTGGAGAGTGTgatgagtgaagaagaagaagaagactttGAAATTGGGAAGGAAATTGTAGtaagagaagagggaagaagaggGGCGGCTGCGGGTGCAAGCCCAAACAACCAATTGGAGGAAGAGGAGCAACACACACCCACACCTGATTGCATTCTCTTTAGcctaattttaatttatcaacCCACTTTATGACTTTAACTTACCCCTATGATATCATCCTAGCCCCAAACTGAATAATTAaatgacaaaagaaaaataagtattGGATCTCTTGCAATTTGCGATCAAAGTGTACACTAGTGGTCTTAGGCTGGCACCTAAATTCCAATATTGTATTATTTCAACTGCGTAATCATGCTTGATGTTGATGAAGTGATTTTGGGGAAGGGCATTTTGGTCCAATGATGGGTTGCGAAGCCTCGCATTTTAGTGCTTCGGGCCTTTATCATGTTACTCTGCGTTGTGTCTTTTCGCGGCCAATGTGTGCGTTGTTTTCATGTTTGGGTTGGTGAGGTGACTAGAGTCTTAGACTACTAGTACTAGAGCCTCTGTGTAGGGGCGTTTTAGTCGCATAAGCGACCTAAGAGGCTAAGATTCTGTTCGTGAGCCTTAGTCTCTCACACTTGGTGGGTGGTGGTTTATGGGGCTTCTGAGTGTGACTCTTGGTGTGAGGTTCGCCTAACAAACTCCTCCAAAATAAATATGagattcttctttaatttctgtcatatATTTATTTGTTTCACTGTTTGATAATACTAATTATTAAAGAAATATTAAAGCCATGTGTAAttagctttctttttttttcagaaattaatttataaatagattaaaaaataGTGTAATTCAGATATATTGTATCATGGTGTGTAATACAAAAATGGGAATCTGAAAAATGATAGATTTGCAAAACACAAAGCGTTTGTCCAgaacaatgaattaaaaaaaaagatgatgtaAAATGCATCTTGGGAATGAATGCATGCACGAAATGTGTCTCTTGCATGTATACAAGTTCTGCTCGTTTGACCAACTTTTTCTTATGCGAAGCAAAAACGTAACCTACATTTTGTAAGTGTTCAAAATCAGTCGACATTACAACCTGTATTTTGCAGGTGTACCGTGATGAAGCCTCATGCATGTTCGACACATATATTTGTGTTTGACAGCTTTTCTCCTCTATATACGTTGCTCTCCATCTGCATTTTGTCATTTTTTCTCTTT
This region of Arachis hypogaea cultivar Tifrunner chromosome 8, arahy.Tifrunner.gnm2.J5K5, whole genome shotgun sequence genomic DNA includes:
- the LOC112706441 gene encoding adenine phosphoribosyltransferase 1, producing MQSGVGVCCSSSSNWLFGLAPAAAPLLPSSLTTISFPISKSSSSSSLITLSTPLLIASPLRSIASASGSSQLNEMASDDAQDPRLQRISSAIRVIPDFPKPGIMFQDITTLLLDTKAFKDTIDLFVERYRDQNISVVAGVEARGFIFGPPIALAIGAKFVPMRKPNKLPGEVISEEYSLEYGTDKMEMHVGAVQRGDRALVIDDLIATGGTLCAAIKLLERVQAQVVECACVIELPELKGRDKLTGKPLFVLVKGA